The following nucleotide sequence is from Bacteroidota bacterium.
ATGGGCGAAGAAGATGTAAAACGCATTTTCGAGGTACTCGGAAAAGTGGATGCAATTAAACTCATCCGCGACAAGAAAACTGGTAAATCCAAAGGCTTTTGCTTTTTGGATATGGCCAACAAAAAAGAAGCAATGGAGGCCATAAAAACCCTCGATGGTAAAACCGTTGCAGGCCGAAATTTACGGGTATTAAGGGCACATACCAACAAAGTAAGGGAAATGGCTCTTTAACTCCCAATTAATTTTGTTTGGTTCTCTCCAATTTAAGCGCATCTTAACGCGGGAATCTTTTTTATAGGCTGTGGATGATAACAAACAATCAGCTTGTAAATTCGCATTTTGTTTGAAATGTTTGCTTTCCATTTTTAAGATTTCTCAATTAATGTCAGGATGTAGTTTCTGTTTGTCTGACTCTGTTTTCATTAATGTTCTCTGATTGGTGCGCTTGTTCTCAGTCGTTTCTCGAATGGTTCATAATCAATTGAAAATATTATTGCTTCGTTCTATCGAAGTGCTACAATTTTAAATATATTTGCGCTCATTTTCTTTACAAAATACTTCGCAAGCAGCTATGGTTAGAAGCAGTGAGAAAAAATTAAAATTTCTCATGGTATCCAAATGGGGCGAAACCCTCGATCTCGCCTATGCAATTCAAAAGGAGGGGAACAGTGTAAAAATGTGTGTGGAAGACAAATCATCACGCGAAATTGGCGATGGATTTGTACCAAAATGCCGAAAGTGGCTTTCGCATGTCGACTGGGCTGATGTGATTGTGTTTGACTATACGGGATATGGCAAAATTGCAACCGAATTGCGCGATGCCGGAAAACTGGTTATCGGCGGCACCGAATATTCGGATTTGCTCGAACTTGACAGGAATTTTGGTCAAAACGAATTAAGAAAACACAAGGTTAAGATTCTCAACTATAAGGAATTTAGCCATACCGACGATGCCATTGCCTACGTAGAAAAGCATCCGAAGCAATATGTCATTAAACCATGCGGCGAAATGCAGGACTACAAGCAGCTTTTGTATGTTGGCCAGGAAGATGATGGAGGTGACATTATCCGAATGCTGAGAGCGTACCAGAAATCATGGGGCAAGGATCTTGGAGTTTTTCAATTACAACGAAAGGTAACTGGAGTGGAAGTGGCTGTATCAGCCTTTTTCAATGGAAAGGAGTTTATTAAACCCTACAACATCACTTTTGAGCATAAAAAACTCTTTCCACGTGAGTTGGGCGTTTCTACAGGCGAAATGGGCACCAGCATGTTCTGGACCGACGAAAGTCCTATTTTCGATGCTACACTCGGGAAGTTGGAACATAGGTTGGCTCAGGACAATTTTGTGGGCCATATCGATATCAATAACATTGTGAATGGCAATGGAATATATCCTTTGGAATTTACTTCCCGTTTTGGCTTTCCCCAAATACAAATACAACGTGCCGGAATAACAGAGCCAATCGGATACATGTTGTATAAAATTGCCCGTGGGGAGAATTTTCGCATTCAAACCAAAAAGGGCTTTCAAATAGGGGTGTATAACGTGGTTCCTCCTTTTCCATACGAAGACAATCGCACGTTCAATACTTTCTCGAAAGATGCGGTGGTGGTCTTTAAAAAGGAAATGAAAGAGGGTATTCACCCCATGCATTTAAAAATGGTTAATGGCGAATGGCTTATTACCGGATGCACCGGTATTGCAGTGCTGGTTTCTGGCACAGGGCTTACAATGAAAGAGGCACAGCGTGTAATGTATAGCCGTGTAAGCAACCTGCTGATTAACAACAGCTATTACCGCACTGACATTGGCGACCGCTGGAGCGAAGACTCCGACAGGTTATGGGCCTGGAATTTATTGTAAACTATGCTTGTTTTAAAAGAATACACTACTAATTCTGCCTTCTTTTTTCAGTTTCTGCCCTCCGACTGGGCTCTGGAAATTGAACCTTATTGGAATAAATACCAGGCCAGCTCCCAAATTTTTGTGCTCGAGGAGCACAACCAGATCGTAGCAGGTGGCATTGTGTTTTCGACTCTGTCGCCCGACACTTTGTATTATGGCAACCATGCGCAGAAATGGTTTCAGAAGGGATACCTGTATATCGGATTTCTGTTTGTATGTGAACAACGAAGAAACGAAGGTCTTGGCTCAAAATGGGTGCAAGAGGTTCGGCAGAACCTTGAGGGAAAAAAATTATGGTTGGCTATCGACGACTATGGTCTGGTAAATTTTTATTCGAAACTTGGGTTTGAGCTAGTTGATACACTGGAATACCGTAATCGCACGGAATGGGTGATGGCAGAACCAGAATAGTATTTACTCTTGTTTTAGGGAATTGCAAGTTCTATCTTTTCGAACCATTGAAAATTCTGTGTTGCTTTTACTGCGGGCATGTGGTTAAAATCATCCATGTAGTAAAGCGCAACGCCGCAGCCCAGTTCCAATGCTTTGTCCGACAAAATATTTTCGCGGTGCCCCTGCGAGTTCATCCAGCCTTCCAGCAATGCATCGGATAGACTCAGGTAAGTATGTGCCGCGAGAAGTTGGTTTATTTCCGGGTTGCGAAATACCCCAGGTTCAACTGGTATTACTTGCATATTCGACCGATATTGCAGAATAAATCCCTCGATAATGTTTTCTGCCAAATGCGGATTGGCAATTCCGGCCACAATCGCTCTGTCATCTGCTTCGCGGTGTTTCTTGTTTTTGGGGTTGGTATGACTGAAAAAGTTGTCTTTAGCCATGTCTTGCGAATGGATGCCGGCAGCTTCTTCCAATGCAGCATGGTACGACAGAATAGAGAGTCCATTTTTAGCCCGTATTGCA
It contains:
- a CDS encoding RNA-binding protein, whose translation is MTIYVGNINYSMGEEDVKRIFEVLGKVDAIKLIRDKKTGKSKGFCFLDMANKKEAMEAIKTLDGKTVAGRNLRVLRAHTNKVREMAL
- a CDS encoding phosphoribosylamine--glycine ligase, whose product is MVRSSEKKLKFLMVSKWGETLDLAYAIQKEGNSVKMCVEDKSSREIGDGFVPKCRKWLSHVDWADVIVFDYTGYGKIATELRDAGKLVIGGTEYSDLLELDRNFGQNELRKHKVKILNYKEFSHTDDAIAYVEKHPKQYVIKPCGEMQDYKQLLYVGQEDDGGDIIRMLRAYQKSWGKDLGVFQLQRKVTGVEVAVSAFFNGKEFIKPYNITFEHKKLFPRELGVSTGEMGTSMFWTDESPIFDATLGKLEHRLAQDNFVGHIDINNIVNGNGIYPLEFTSRFGFPQIQIQRAGITEPIGYMLYKIARGENFRIQTKKGFQIGVYNVVPPFPYEDNRTFNTFSKDAVVVFKKEMKEGIHPMHLKMVNGEWLITGCTGIAVLVSGTGLTMKEAQRVMYSRVSNLLINNSYYRTDIGDRWSEDSDRLWAWNLL
- a CDS encoding GNAT family N-acetyltransferase, producing the protein MLVLKEYTTNSAFFFQFLPSDWALEIEPYWNKYQASSQIFVLEEHNQIVAGGIVFSTLSPDTLYYGNHAQKWFQKGYLYIGFLFVCEQRRNEGLGSKWVQEVRQNLEGKKLWLAIDDYGLVNFYSKLGFELVDTLEYRNRTEWVMAEPE
- a CDS encoding CAP domain-containing protein, giving the protein MKVFTLLLILFLGFKTLTAQSIYAETDYNTYRNHPAFQKTIDPKNFDIALLNASIFFATNAIRAKNGLSILSYHAALEEAAGIHSQDMAKDNFFSHTNPKNKKHREADDRAIVAGIANPHLAENIIEGFILQYRSNMQVIPVEPGVFRNPEINQLLAAHTYLSLSDALLEGWMNSQGHRENILSDKALELGCGVALYYMDDFNHMPAVKATQNFQWFEKIELAIP